The proteins below are encoded in one region of Malaclemys terrapin pileata isolate rMalTer1 chromosome 8, rMalTer1.hap1, whole genome shotgun sequence:
- the RAD54L gene encoding DNA repair and recombination protein RAD54-like isoform X2, protein MRRSLAPSQLAKRKPGGDGSEDDEDWHPEATPKKRKPGSESQSWECYVSPFRKPLAQLTNRPHCLDSSKHEAFIRSILSKPFKVPIPNYQGSLGLRALGIKRTGVRSALHDPFEEGALVLYEPPPLSAHDQLKIDKDKVPIHVVVDPVLSRVLRPHQREGVKFLWECVTNRRIPGSHGCIMADEMGLGKTLQCITLMWTLLRQSPDGKPEIDKAMVVSPSSLVKNWYNEVGKWLGGRIQPLAIDGGSKDEIDRKLAGFMNQRGLRVPSPILIISYETFRLHAEVLQKGSVGLVICDEGHRLKNSENQTYQALDGLNTPRRVLISGTPIQNDLLEYFSLVHFVNSGILGTAQEFKKHFEIPILKGRDADASEVERHKGEERLKELISIVNRCLIRRTSDILSKYLPVKIEQVVCCRLTPLQTELYKHFLKQAKPAEELKEGKISVSSLSSITSLKKLCNHPALIYEKCVEEEEGFAGALELFPAGYSPKSLEPQLSGKMLVLDYILAVTRSTSNDKVVLVSNYTQTLDLFEKLCRTRRYLYVRLDGTMSIKKRAKIVERFNSLSSPEFVFMLSSKAGGCGLNLIGANRLIMFDPDWNPANDEQAMARVWRDGQKKTCYIYRLLSTGTIEEKIFQRQTHKKALSSCVVDEEQDVERHFSLGELKELFTLNETTASDTHDKIKCRRCVNGHQVKPPPEGSDCTSDLSQWNHCADKRGLQDSVLKATWDAAVTFTFHHHSHEEQRGIP, encoded by the exons ATG AGGAGAAGCCTGGCCCCCAGCCAGCTGGCCAAGAGGAAGCCGGGGGGCGATGGCTCAGAGGATGATGAGGACTGGCACCCCGAGGCG ACTCCGAAGAAGCGGAAACCTGGCAGTGagagccagagctgggaatgTTACGTGTCACCTTTCCGGAAACCCTTGGCCCAGTTGACCAATCGACCTCACTGCCTTGATAGCAGCAAACAT GAGGCATTTATCCGCAGCATTTTGTCAAAACCCTTCAAAGTACCCATTCCAAATTATCAAG GGTCGCTGGGCTTGAGGGCCCTGGGCATCAAACGGACAGGGGTAAGGAGCGCTCTCCATGACCCTTTTGAAGAAGGGGCTCTGGTTCTTTATGAGCCCCCGCCGCTGAGTGCACACGACCAGCTGAAAATAGACAA GGACAAAGTGCCAATCCATGTTGTGGTGGACCCCGTTCTCAGTCGGGTTTTACGGCCTCATCAGAGAGAA GGGGTGAAGTTTCTTTGGGAATGTGTCACGAACCGGAGGATCCCTGGGAGCCACGGCTGCATAATGGCTGACGAGATGGGTCTGGGCAAGACCCTCCAGTGCATCACTCTGATGTGGACGCTGCTGCGTCAGAGCCCCGACGGCAAGCCTGAAATCGACAAGGCAATGGTGGTCTCTCCTTCCAGCCTGGTTAAAAACTGGTACAATGAAGTCGGCAAATGGCTCGGAGGAAGGATTCAGCCGCTGGCCATCGATGGAGGCTCCAAAGACGAGATAGACCGTAAACTAG CCGGCTTTATGAACCAGCGTGGCCTGCGAGTGCCTTCCCCCATCCTGATCATCTCCTACGAGACGTTCCGCCTTCACGCCGAAGTTCTCCAGAAGGGGAGCGTCGGGCTGGTCATATGTGACGAG ggcCATAGACTGAAGAACTCTGAAAACCAAACATACCAGGCTCTGGACGGCTTAAACACCCCACGGCGAGTTCTCATCTCAGGGACCCCCATTCAGAATGACCTGCTCGAATACTTCAGCTTGGTGCACTTCGTTAACTCGGGCATCCTAG GGACAGCGCAGGagtttaaaaagcattttgaaatcccAATCCTAAAAGGCAGGGATGCAGATGCAAGTGAAGTGGAGAGGCATAAAGGGGAGGAGCGACTTAAAGAGCTGATCAGCATTGTGAACAG ATGTTTGATCAGGAGAACTTCAGATATCCTGTCCAAATACCTACCTGTGAAAATCGAGCAGGTGGTTTGCTGCAG GCTGACACCTTTGCAGACTGAGCTGTACAAACACTTCCTGAAGCAAGCGAAGCCGGCCGAAGAGCTGAAGGAGGGGAAGATCAGCGTGTCGTCTCTCTCCTCCATCACGTCCCTGAAGAAGCTCTGTAACC ACCCTGCCCTGATCTACGAGAAgtgtgtggaggaggaggaggggtttgcAGGAGCACTGGAATTGTTCCCTGCTGGCTACAGTCCCAAGTCCCTGGAGCCCCAGCTGTCAG GAAAGATGCTGGTGTTGGACTACATCCTGGCTGTGACTAGAAGCACTAGCAACGACAAGGTAGTCCTGGTCTCCAATTACACCCAAACACTGGACCTCTTTGAGAAGCTCTGCAGGACTAGGAG GTATTTATATGTCCGACTGGATGGCACCATGTCCATTAAAAAGAGAGCAAAGATCGTAGAGCGGTTTAACAGCCTCTCG AGCCCTGAGTTTGTCTTCATGTTGAGCAGCAAAGCAGGTGGCTGCGGCTTGAACTTGATTGGGGCAAACAGACTCATCATGTTCGACCCGGATTGGAATCCGGCCAATGACGAACAAGCCATGGCTCGCGTGTGGCGAGACGGCCAGAAGAAGACCTGCTACATCTACAGGTTGCTCTCA ACAGGGACAATCGAGGAGAAGATTTTCCAGCGTCAGACCCACAAGAAGGCACTCAGCAGCTGCGTGGTGGATGAGGAGCAGGATGTGGAGAGGCACTTCTCGCTAGGGGAGCTGAAGGAGCTGTTCACATTGAATGAGACCACAGCCAGTGATACCCATGACAA GATTAAGTGTCGCCGCTGTGTGAATGGCCACCAGGTAAAGCCGCCTCCTGAAGGTTCTGACTGCACCTCTGACCTCTCCCAGTGGAACCACTGTGCTGACAAGCGTGGGCTTCAGGACTCTGTGCTGAAGGCCACGTGGGATGCTGCTGTCACCTTCACGTTCCATCACCATTCCCATGAGGAGCAGCGAGGGATTCCCTGA
- the RAD54L gene encoding DNA repair and recombination protein RAD54-like isoform X1 — protein MRRSLAPSQLAKRKPGGDGSEDDEDWHPEATPKKRKPGSESQSWECYVSPFRKPLAQLTNRPHCLDSSKHEAFIRSILSKPFKVPIPNYQGSLGLRALGIKRTGVRSALHDPFEEGALVLYEPPPLSAHDQLKIDKDKVPIHVVVDPVLSRVLRPHQREGVKFLWECVTNRRIPGSHGCIMADEMGLGKTLQCITLMWTLLRQSPDGKPEIDKAMVVSPSSLVKNWYNEVGKWLGGRIQPLAIDGGSKDEIDRKLAGFMNQRGLRVPSPILIISYETFRLHAEVLQKGSVGLVICDEGHRLKNSENQTYQALDGLNTPRRVLISGTPIQNDLLEYFSLVHFVNSGILGTAQEFKKHFEIPILKGRDADASEVERHKGEERLKELISIVNRCLIRRTSDILSKYLPVKIEQVVCCRLTPLQTELYKHFLKQAKPAEELKEGKISVSSLSSITSLKKLCNRGSPANFTKPQWFPGLVCSSDPALIYEKCVEEEEGFAGALELFPAGYSPKSLEPQLSGKMLVLDYILAVTRSTSNDKVVLVSNYTQTLDLFEKLCRTRRYLYVRLDGTMSIKKRAKIVERFNSLSSPEFVFMLSSKAGGCGLNLIGANRLIMFDPDWNPANDEQAMARVWRDGQKKTCYIYRLLSTGTIEEKIFQRQTHKKALSSCVVDEEQDVERHFSLGELKELFTLNETTASDTHDKIKCRRCVNGHQVKPPPEGSDCTSDLSQWNHCADKRGLQDSVLKATWDAAVTFTFHHHSHEEQRGIP, from the exons ATG AGGAGAAGCCTGGCCCCCAGCCAGCTGGCCAAGAGGAAGCCGGGGGGCGATGGCTCAGAGGATGATGAGGACTGGCACCCCGAGGCG ACTCCGAAGAAGCGGAAACCTGGCAGTGagagccagagctgggaatgTTACGTGTCACCTTTCCGGAAACCCTTGGCCCAGTTGACCAATCGACCTCACTGCCTTGATAGCAGCAAACAT GAGGCATTTATCCGCAGCATTTTGTCAAAACCCTTCAAAGTACCCATTCCAAATTATCAAG GGTCGCTGGGCTTGAGGGCCCTGGGCATCAAACGGACAGGGGTAAGGAGCGCTCTCCATGACCCTTTTGAAGAAGGGGCTCTGGTTCTTTATGAGCCCCCGCCGCTGAGTGCACACGACCAGCTGAAAATAGACAA GGACAAAGTGCCAATCCATGTTGTGGTGGACCCCGTTCTCAGTCGGGTTTTACGGCCTCATCAGAGAGAA GGGGTGAAGTTTCTTTGGGAATGTGTCACGAACCGGAGGATCCCTGGGAGCCACGGCTGCATAATGGCTGACGAGATGGGTCTGGGCAAGACCCTCCAGTGCATCACTCTGATGTGGACGCTGCTGCGTCAGAGCCCCGACGGCAAGCCTGAAATCGACAAGGCAATGGTGGTCTCTCCTTCCAGCCTGGTTAAAAACTGGTACAATGAAGTCGGCAAATGGCTCGGAGGAAGGATTCAGCCGCTGGCCATCGATGGAGGCTCCAAAGACGAGATAGACCGTAAACTAG CCGGCTTTATGAACCAGCGTGGCCTGCGAGTGCCTTCCCCCATCCTGATCATCTCCTACGAGACGTTCCGCCTTCACGCCGAAGTTCTCCAGAAGGGGAGCGTCGGGCTGGTCATATGTGACGAG ggcCATAGACTGAAGAACTCTGAAAACCAAACATACCAGGCTCTGGACGGCTTAAACACCCCACGGCGAGTTCTCATCTCAGGGACCCCCATTCAGAATGACCTGCTCGAATACTTCAGCTTGGTGCACTTCGTTAACTCGGGCATCCTAG GGACAGCGCAGGagtttaaaaagcattttgaaatcccAATCCTAAAAGGCAGGGATGCAGATGCAAGTGAAGTGGAGAGGCATAAAGGGGAGGAGCGACTTAAAGAGCTGATCAGCATTGTGAACAG ATGTTTGATCAGGAGAACTTCAGATATCCTGTCCAAATACCTACCTGTGAAAATCGAGCAGGTGGTTTGCTGCAG GCTGACACCTTTGCAGACTGAGCTGTACAAACACTTCCTGAAGCAAGCGAAGCCGGCCGAAGAGCTGAAGGAGGGGAAGATCAGCGTGTCGTCTCTCTCCTCCATCACGTCCCTGAAGAAGCTCTGTAACC GGGGGAGCCCTGCAAACTTCACAAAGCCACAGTGGTTTCCAGGTTTGGTTTGTTCTTCAGACCCTGCCCTGATCTACGAGAAgtgtgtggaggaggaggaggggtttgcAGGAGCACTGGAATTGTTCCCTGCTGGCTACAGTCCCAAGTCCCTGGAGCCCCAGCTGTCAG GAAAGATGCTGGTGTTGGACTACATCCTGGCTGTGACTAGAAGCACTAGCAACGACAAGGTAGTCCTGGTCTCCAATTACACCCAAACACTGGACCTCTTTGAGAAGCTCTGCAGGACTAGGAG GTATTTATATGTCCGACTGGATGGCACCATGTCCATTAAAAAGAGAGCAAAGATCGTAGAGCGGTTTAACAGCCTCTCG AGCCCTGAGTTTGTCTTCATGTTGAGCAGCAAAGCAGGTGGCTGCGGCTTGAACTTGATTGGGGCAAACAGACTCATCATGTTCGACCCGGATTGGAATCCGGCCAATGACGAACAAGCCATGGCTCGCGTGTGGCGAGACGGCCAGAAGAAGACCTGCTACATCTACAGGTTGCTCTCA ACAGGGACAATCGAGGAGAAGATTTTCCAGCGTCAGACCCACAAGAAGGCACTCAGCAGCTGCGTGGTGGATGAGGAGCAGGATGTGGAGAGGCACTTCTCGCTAGGGGAGCTGAAGGAGCTGTTCACATTGAATGAGACCACAGCCAGTGATACCCATGACAA GATTAAGTGTCGCCGCTGTGTGAATGGCCACCAGGTAAAGCCGCCTCCTGAAGGTTCTGACTGCACCTCTGACCTCTCCCAGTGGAACCACTGTGCTGACAAGCGTGGGCTTCAGGACTCTGTGCTGAAGGCCACGTGGGATGCTGCTGTCACCTTCACGTTCCATCACCATTCCCATGAGGAGCAGCGAGGGATTCCCTGA